Below is a window of Verrucomicrobiota bacterium DNA.
TCCATATCGCGCCTTCAATTGCATCGGCATGGGTTGAGGGGCGGCACACCCCGGAGGTGCCGGCGCACCTCCTCCGCAGCAGCCTGGGCGGCGATGGTAACCGTCTTGACCGAGGCGCCGGCAATGTGCGGCGTCACGGTCA
It encodes the following:
- a CDS encoding oxidoreductase — protein: TVTPHIAGASVKTVTIAAQAAAEEVRRHLRGVPPLNPCRCN